The bacterium genomic interval CAATCGGCACGGTACCCTACGAATTGCGTGAGAAGGACGTGACACTCGCGATTTGCCTGAAGATGAAGGATCTGCTCAAGGCCGCCGGCCACAAAGTCATACTGACGCGCAGCAGCGATGTGCACCTGGCCGAGGCCATGCGTGAGGATCTGCGCCAGCGCGCGGGAATCGCCAATCTCGCGGCCGCCGATCTGCTGGTCAGCGTTCATTGCAACGCGTTTTCCGACCCCAATCCCGAGGGCATCGAGACCTGGCATCGCCCGCATTCCGCGGCCTCGGAAAAATTGGCGCGCGCCATTCAAACCGCGTTGATGGTGAAATTCGGCAACCATCTCAACCGCGGGGTCAAAGCCAAGGACTTGCTGCTGTTTCGTCATGCCAACATGCCGGCGTGCCACGTTGAGACGGAATTTCTCACCAATCCCGCTCAACTCGAGTTTCTCGCCTCGGAGTTCAACCAGGCGGCCATCGCCGGGGCCATTGCCGAAGGCGTGTTGCAGATGGCCAAAGCGTCGCACTCCCGCCGGTGAGTTCCAGGCCGCCCTACCCTCCGCAAACGCGGCGTTTGGCGGTACTACCAT includes:
- a CDS encoding N-acetylmuramoyl-L-alanine amidase, with the protein product MKIALDPGHGGIYTGAIGTVPYELREKDVTLAICLKMKDLLKAAGHKVILTRSSDVHLAEAMREDLRQRAGIANLAAADLLVSVHCNAFSDPNPEGIETWHRPHSAASEKLARAIQTALMVKFGNHLNRGVKAKDLLLFRHANMPACHVETEFLTNPAQLEFLASEFNQAAIAGAIAEGVLQMAKASHSRR